From one Lycium barbarum isolate Lr01 chromosome 6, ASM1917538v2, whole genome shotgun sequence genomic stretch:
- the LOC132645480 gene encoding mitochondrial adenine nucleotide transporter ADNT1-like — translation MASEDVKASESAVEKIVNLAEEAKLARQEIRPTSHAVITICKSLLAGGVAGGLSRTAVAPLERLKILLQVQNPHSIKYNGTISGLKYIWRTEGFKGLFKGNGTNCARIVPNSAVKFFSYEQASKGILYLYQQQTGNEDAQLTPLLRLGAGACAGIIAMSATYPMDMVRGRITVQTEKSPYQYRGMVHALSTILREEGPRALYKGWLPSVIGVIPYVGLNFAVYESLKDWLVKTKPLGLVDDSMELGVVTRLACGAVAGTVGQTVAYPLDVVRRRMQMVGWKDASSIVTGDGRSKASLEYSGMIDTFRKTVRYEGFRALYKGLVPNSVKVVPSIAIAFVTYEQVKDLLGVEIRISD, via the exons ATGGCTTCTGAGGATGTGAAGGCGAGCGAATCAGCTGTGGAGAAAATAGTGAATCTGGCTGAAGAGGCGAAGCTAGCTAGACAGGAAATCAGGCCGACCAGCCATGCTGTCATCACTATCTGCAAATCACTCCTTGCCGGAGGTGTCGCCGGAGGCTT GTCACGAACTGCTGTAGCCCCACTGGAACGGCTAAAGATATTGCTCCAG GTTCAAAATCCACATAGCATAAAATACAATGGTACCATTTCCGGCTTAAAATATATCTGGAGAACTGAGGGGTTCAAAGGACTGTTCAAGGGCAATGGCACCAATTGTGCACGTATCGTCCCAAACTCAGCAGTCAAGTTCTTCAGCTATGAGCAAGCCTCCAA GGGTATACTATATCTTTACCAGCAACAAACTGGCAATG AGGATGCGCAGCTCACTCCCTTACTACGTCTTGGAGCTGGAGCTTGTGCTGGCATAATTGCCATGTCTGCAACTTACCCAATGGACATGGTGCGGGGCAGAATCACTGTGCAG ACAGAGAAGTCTCCTTATCAGTACAGAGGAATGGTCCATGCTTTATCCACCATACTCCGTGAGGAAGGTCCCCGTGCTTTGTATAAAGGATGGCTTCCTTCTGTCATAGGAGTT ATTCCATATGTGGGACTTAACTTTGCAGTTTATGAATCTCTAAAAGACTGGTTGGTCAAAACAAAACCACTTGGTCTAGTTGATGATTCTATGGAGCTTGGTGTTGTTACAAGGCTGGCATGTGGGGCTGTGGCAGGGACTGTGGGGCAAACTGTTGCTTACCCTCTTGACGTTGTACGCAGAAGGATGCAGATGGTGGGTTGGAAAGATGCTTCATCCATCGTTACTGGTGATGGGAGGAGCAAGGCTTCCCTTGAATATTCTGGTATGATTGATACTTTCAGGAAAACAGTTAGGTATGAGGGCTTCAGGGCCTTGTACAAGGGTTTGGTGCCTAATTCAGTGAAG GTTGTCCCTTCAATAGCTATTGCTTTTGTTACATATGAGCAAGTGAAAGACCTATTGGGAGTTGAGATCAGGATATCTGACTGA
- the LOC132645481 gene encoding uncharacterized protein LOC132645481, whose amino-acid sequence MGESAAIQGMVQEEHLVDTEEDNGDENSRALFLKELNLVLILSFLSLSSEELDFEAKEINENVKVQQQQKVVSHLRCRKRGINKYNTVEPEIQRSSTKFRDCRHCRRM is encoded by the exons ATGGGTGAATCTGCTGCAATCCAGGGAATGGTGCAAGAAGAACATTTAGTGGATACAGAGGAAGACAATGGTGATGAAAATTCAAGGGCACTGTTTCTTAAAGAGCTGAATCTTGTTTTAATTCTCTCATTTCTTTCATTATCATCTGAAGAACTTGATTTTGAGGCAAAGGAGATTAACGAAAATGTCAAAGTTCAGCAACAACAAAAAGTTGTTTCTCATCTACGTTGCAGAAAACGGGGTATCAATAAATACAATACTGTTGAACCAGAAATACAGAGGTCCTCAACCAAGTTTAGAGATTGCAG GCATTGCAGAAGAATGTGA